The Macaca nemestrina isolate mMacNem1 chromosome 17, mMacNem.hap1, whole genome shotgun sequence genome contains the following window.
TAGCCCGGCCACCCTGAGCTTGTGCCTCCACTGCCCCCACGTGGCCAGTCAGGTGCAGCTGCTCCTAGAGGTGCAGGGTGAAAAGCAGATGTGAGAGCACCAGAAGGACATAGCTGATGGCCTGACGCTGTCTTCAGGAGGGCACCCCGAGGGGCCTCTGCTTCCTCAGTGCACCCTGAGCTTCATCAACAGAGGGGTGTTCTCCGGCCACAAGGAGCTGTATCCAACACTAATGCCTTTAAAGTCAAGACTGGCTCCAGGAGACAGGAGGAGGGACGCTGGGTTGAGGGGCCAGGCCACACTCTCTCTGGACCACCTGCTGTTCCCGGGTCAAGCTCCCAGGGTCACAGCAGCCTGCTTCTGCAGGACAAGAGGACCAAGCTGCCCTTGAGTAGACACGGAGGCTGGGCCTCCTGGTAGCTCTTGATACAGACTAAATGGGAAAACTAGGAAAGCTGGCCATGCTTGGAGCTTCACTCCCAGCCAGGGCAGCACCTCTGGCCTCCAAGGAGAAAGGTCTCTCCACTCCCATCCATGCTCCAGGTACCCCTGCACCTCCAGCTCCCACCTTCATCCCAACATCTCCCATGGATTCCTGCCCTCCATGCCAGTTTCGTAGAGTCTGGGTCTGGCTTTGGCCAGGAGGGGAGAAGAGaactggccctggccctggccctggccctggagTCTGCTCAGCCACACCGCCAGCTGGAGGGAGGCCACAGCAAGCCCCGCCACAGTCTGAAGGGCCCCGAAAGGTGATTCCCAGCCTGGGGCTGGGCCAGGAGCACTCTCCCAGTGCAGGGCTCTGGTCTTTGAAGTGCGTGGGCCCAACACCCTGCTCACAAAGGGTGGCTGCCCACAAGGCCCAGCCATCAGCAGGGCTCTGCCGACCCATCTCTGTAAGGCTTCTCTTCCACGTGGCTGGTCTGCTCCAGAAGCCACTGATGCTCGGACTCACTCACTGTCAGTCGGAGGGTCACTTCCTGAAAAACGCTGCTCGCAGCTACCTACGTGAGCCAGAGAGAACAAAGCCTGCTAAGTTACAGTATTAACACCACCAGGCCCACCGCCCAGGTCTAGGCCCCACTCCGCCCAAGGACATCCTTACCTGCTCAAAGTGAAGTTTCTGGAACATCCGGATGCTTGGTTCATTTCCTTGCCCAATTTTAGCCTCAAACTTGGTCAGACCCAGTGTGGTCATTCCTCGCAGAGATGAGAGAGGGGCAAGTAAGGAGGCGCCTATCCCCACCCCTCCTGTCCCAAGCTGCAGAGGAGGAACCTTCACCTGCCCCCAACCCTCAGACCTGAACAAGGTTCACGTGGGGCCTAGCCACTTCCCGCATTGTCTGCTCACACTTTCTTACCATAAGACAGCATCGCGAGAACGGCCTCAGTGCCAAGGCCCTTACCCCTGCAGCTGGGCTCTAGGAGAAACAACAGGAGTGGCACTGatgctatgtgccaggctccaGTGTGGGCACTTGACAGACACCATCTAATTCTCAACAACTCTGAAGTTGCTACTATCATTACCATTCTGCAGACGAGGAAACAAGCACAGAGAAGTGCGAAAGGCCTCACAGCTTGCAACCCAGCAATTTGACTTCAAAGCTGACTCCTTTACCTCATGGAGTCAGTATGCTGCCTCACAGGGATAGTCAGTAGCCACCTGGGGGAAACTGAGGACCAAGAAGGAGCAGAAACAGGAGGGCCTCCCCCTGTAATATGATAAGATGCTCCAGAGAAGACCATTTATTTTCTGAGGGTCCCCAAGCCCACCCCAAGTATGGGACTGACCATCCTTGAATCTACCCCATACCAAGGGTTAAGTTCACGCCTAAGTACAAGGAGTAAAGTGATGTGCCTGGGGGTGTACCACCAGGCTGAGGGGGGCTAGGTGGGCAGGCTGcccagccaggccctgggctcacCAACATGGAGCCTCCCAGTGAGCCCTGTGAGTGCCCACCCTATGCGGCCTCTGCAGGCTCAGGGTCAGCATATCTGACAGCCAAGAGTTGGGGGAAGGCAGGGCTAGGTGAAACAAACCTGCAATCATGACCTCGATCTCCCCCAAGGTGGGGTCTTCTAGATCTGTGAGGAAGAGGTTCACATCTCCCACCATGCAACTCTCTTCGGTGGCGCCTGGCTGGGCCTGCCACTTCTCGGCATCCAGCACAATGAAGGTACACTCTGAGGAGGAGGTGACAGGGCTATCACACACACTTcccagaggagagaagagaggatggTATTCCTACCCAAACCAGAGCACTGCAGACCAGCATCTCTGAGTCTGCCAGGAGAAGAGGGGGTCCCAGAGCTTCCTTCAGCTCATTACAAAACTCCAAATCTGCCTCCTACAGAAAAAGCCTCTCCAACCAGCAACCAAATTCTAAGACAGCAGGGAAGACAGAGGAGCACGGTCACCACACTAGGCTGTGGTGAGGGATGTGAGGGGCAGGGTGGAAATTTACAGCCAGAGCCCCAGATGCTCTACTTTCTCTAAATCCTTCCAAGCCCAACGCAGTGCGTGGGGAAGAGGACAGAAGGGTCAGCCACAGGGACTGGCTTCAGGGGCATGAGAATACAGGAGTTCCAGCACCTTTCAGGCTTTTCACAAAACTTCTGTAGCCGGGACTGGGAAAGGGAGGGAACCTGGAGACTGACTGTGGATCAGCCCTCCCAGTACCAGGGCTAGGGGGAGTGGGGGGCACTCCTCACTGTCTGCATCTTCCCGCCAGCTGCGCTGCATGGCATACTCCTGCTCCAGGGTCAGTGGCTCTGAGGCTGTCAAACGCTGCAGCTCCTCTGATTTCATCCACTCGTGATACCTGCTGGGACAGAGGGGTGACCTTAGACATGGAGGACTCATTCAGAGGCATATGTCTGACACCTTATAATGTGAGGGTCCAGAACCCCACAGGGCTAACATAGGGCTCAAAGAAGACCCAAAGGGTTATGACTGCTCCTAAGGCAGGGGCCACAGGCACAAGACCCAGAAGCAAGCTAGTCTTACACGAGAACAGCAGGAGGAGTCAGTTCTATCTGTCCAACTTCCTATCCTGTCTCGGATCAGTGTGGAGGAGCAGTCTGAAACCAAACATTCTTCAAATTCCAGAAGGGGAAGTATATGGCAAGCTGACCTCAACAAAGGCGGCTGGACAGATCCCCACAAAGTTAGGGCACCAGGAACCCTCAAACCGAACACTACAAGTAGAGAATACCCAACTACAGCACCCCTATCCCAATCTACCAGCCATGTGCCAACTGCCCCCACAGGAATCCCATCAGGACTCAGTCCTGGCCTTTCGAATGGCAGATATCACAACTCATCAGCTCAGAGTTTAAGGACAAGCTAACATTAAGTCTCCAAGAACTGAACATAATCCCTGGCACCAGGGAAACATCACTAATTTATGATAAGGTGAAaagacaatttctttttcttacacattttagtTTACATAAAGCAATTCCTTGCTGAAAGGCCAAAAAGAAAgctgagagaaagaaagggaagaggatgGGCAGCTCCTTCCAAGGAAGTCACAGTCCCCAGcttctgctattttttttattttattttatttttttttttttttgagacggagtttcactcttgttgcccagggatcataggcatgtgccaccacacccagctaatgtttttgtatttttagtagagacggggtttctccatgttggtcaggctggtctcttttttttttttttttttctgagatggagtctccatcacccaggctggagtgcagtggcgcgatcttggctcactgcaagctccgcctcctgggttcatgccattctcctgcctcagcctcccaagtattagggactacaggtgcccgccaccatgcccagctaattttttaatatttttagtagagacgtggtttcaccgtattagccaggatggtctcaatctcctgaccttgtgatctgcccacctcagcctctcgtgctgggattacaggcctgagccactgcgcccagccttttttcttttctttctttttttttttttttttgagacagagtcttgctctgttatccaggctggagtgcagtggtgtgatctcggctcaccgcaacctccccctccccggtacaagcgattctcctgcctcaccctcccaagcagctgggattacaggtgcctgctaccaagcccagctaagttttttgagttttcttaaagacagggtttcatcatgttggccaggctgatctcgaactcctgacctcgtgatccaactgcctcagcctcccaaagtgctgagattacaggagtgagacacccggccttttttttttttttttttttttttgagacggagtctcgctctgttgcccagactggagtgcagcagtgtgatcttggctcactgcaacctccgactccctggttcaagcgatttctcctgcctcagcctcccgagtagctgggattacaggtgcctgccaccaagtcttgctaattttttgtatttttaatagagacggcgtttcatcatgttgaccaggctggtctcgaactcctggcctcataatccgcccgcctcagcctcccaaagtgctggggttacaggtgccagccactgtgccggcttttttttttttgagacaggttcttgctctgtcactcaggctggagtacagtggtgcaatcacagctcaccgcagtcttcagctcctaggctcaggcaatcctcccacctcagcctccctagtagctgggactacagctgtgcaccaccatgcctgactaatttttatattttttgtagagacgaggtctcgctatgttacccaagctggtcccgaactcctgggctcaagcgatcctcctgccacagcctcccaaagtcctgggattacaggcgtgagccacggcacccagccttttttttcccccctcataTGTAGTTATTTCTCACAACCAATGTTTCTTCTTAGGGGAAATAGCCCTGAGACTGGGGCTGTACCTTACATAGCTCTGGATGCTGCTACGCGCCCTATGTCAAGCAGGAAAGATACCTGGGCACATGCTCCGAGGTGTAGGGTACAAGTACCACCTTCTTCCCCAGCAGCATGGTGTTCTGATTCAACCTCATGGTAGCAGCCTGCATGCAGAGAGGGAGAGCAAAAACTTCAGGACCCTGAATTTCCTCCAACTTTGGGTGGGCGCTCCGGCGTTCCTGCTGGGGCTAAGTTGACTTACGTCATTCTTTCCTTCCAGACACTCCAGAGAATACAGACTCCAAAAATTCTTGCAAAAAAGAGAACCGGGCTGGTTAAGGATAATTAAACAATCTTTGACTCCCACCCCAGGGGGCCAAGCCTGGGCTCCGTTTCTGCCGGTTCCTTCCGTCCACTCCCCAGAACTTCGATTCCTCAAACCCAAGCACCAAGTACCAAGCCTTATCTCCAGAGCTCCCATTACTTGCCCCAGTCCAGGGATTCCAACCCAGAGTCAACTTTCAGCCCTGCCTTAAACCTGCTTCCAACCTCACCGTGGCGACCACCCCACAGGGCTCtgcccactccctcctccccgcCCCCGACCACTTCAGGGTAAGGCGGGCTTAGTCTCAGGCCCTCCCCTTTAAGTGGCGTTCTAGACCACTCTCCTCGACCCTCCAACCACGCGGACCCGGGTACTGCCAAGCTCACACCCACCCACCACCGACGAAGTCGTCCACTGCAGAAGCGGTGATCCACCTCCTCCAACCAGCCACTCTCCCAGGCCCGACCGGCTGCCGCCCCTCCCGCATGCGCGTGACAGCGCGCCCCGCCCACTTCCGCCATGCTGACGGCAGCCGCCTTGCCCCAATCCCGGTCCCGCCCCCGCGAGACGCCCAATCAGCGCGCCCGAAGAAGGTGGGCTGCGGGGCGGACGCATGCGCGCCGCGGACGCTGGTGCGGGACAGCTGGCGCCGGCAGCAGCCTACCGGCGGGAGGTGGTGGCTTCGGAGCTGGCTGTGCTGCAGGTGTCGGGTCGGGTCGGGTCGGGTCGGGTCGGGTCGGGACGGGCGAGAGAGGACTGGACGGGATGGGATAGgttggggcggggcggggctgcATCAGACTCGGGACtcctccaggaggcagagagagggagaggctgGGAGTGGGGCTCTTGAGAAAAGAGGGAGCTTTGAGGGTGGGGAACCCTAAGAGATTAGGTTGGGCCAGGGAGTGGAGGTCCCGTTAAGAAAAGAAGGCCTTAGGGCCTTGAGTGGGGTTGGAGGGGTAATGTAGGAAAGCCCCCAGCTCCCTGCCCTAGGCAGAGGCGGCAGACAGTTCCTTGGGCTCCCCTGTGTGGTAGCGAGCTCCTGGTTCCTGGAATTAAATGGGGATAACCACCCCAGAGCGTGGAAAGGGGGCTCTTGTGGTGAGTGAGACTTAGTGGCTTTAGAGGCCCCTTCAATCACTTGCACTCCGAGCAGCATTGAAAACATCCGTGCTGGGCACAGAGCAGTGCCATGCACAGCAAGGGAAAAGTTAGAAGAAATCGTCCAGATTTCTGTCATCCGGGGTGACCCCTCCCTCGGGGTTGAGTCTTGTGACAGATACTGAGGCCCTAAGTGTCTGTGATAAAAGAACCAGAGGTGGTGGGGGAAGTCTAcaagcctcctcccacccctatCTCAGTCCATCCGACAGGTGAACTCCGCTCTTTTGTTTTAAGGAGCTGCAGCAGCCGCCGCCCCTGCACCTAAGGAACCTCGGCTGCCAGCCCTTCCTCACTTTTGGAAATGGCGGGTGAAATTACAGAGACCGGGGAACTCTATTCTTCCTACGTAAGTGTGACTTATAGAACCTTTTGCTCACTGAAGTGTTCCTGGCTTCTAGAAAAGCACACTGCTTC
Protein-coding sequences here:
- the LOC105469135 gene encoding alpha/beta-tubulin-N-acetyltransferase 9 isoform X3 produces the protein MGALEIRLGTWCLGLRNRSSGEWTEGTGRNGAQAWPPGVGVKDCLIILNQPGSLFCKNFWSLYSLECLEGKNDAATMRLNQNTMLLGKKVVLVPYTSEHVPSRYHEWMKSEELQRLTASEPLTLEQEYAMQRSWREDADKCTFIVLDAEKWQAQPGATEESCMVGDVNLFLTDLEDPTLGEIEVMIAGMTTLGLTKFEAKIGQGNEPSIRMFQKLHFEQVAASSVFQEVTLRLTVSESEHQWLLEQTSHVEEKPYRDGSAEPC
- the LOC105469135 gene encoding alpha/beta-tubulin-N-acetyltransferase 9 isoform X2 encodes the protein MGALEIRLGTWCLGLRNRSSGEWTEGTGRNGAQAWPPGVGVKDCLIILNQPGSLFCKNFWSLYSLECLEGKNDAATMRLNQNTMLLGKKVVLVPYTSEHVPRYHEWMKSEELQRLTASEPLTLEQEYAMQRSWREDADKCTFIVLDAEKWQAQPGATEESCMVGDVNLFLTDLEDPTLGEIEVMIAEPSCRGKGLGTEAVLAMLSYGMTTLGLTKFEAKIGQGNEPSIRMFQKLHFEQVAASSVFQEVTLRLTVSESEHQWLLEQTSHVEEKPYRDGSAEPC
- the LOC105469135 gene encoding alpha/beta-tubulin-N-acetyltransferase 9 isoform X4; the encoded protein is MRLNQNTMLLGKKVVLVPYTSEHVPSRYHEWMKSEELQRLTASEPLTLEQEYAMQRSWREDADKCTFIVLDAEKWQAQPGATEESCMVGDVNLFLTDLEDPTLGEIEVMIAEPSCRGKGLGTEAVLAMLSYGMTTLGLTKFEAKIGQGNEPSIRMFQKLHFEQVAASSVFQEVTLRLTVSESEHQWLLEQTSHVEEKPYRDGSAEPC
- the LOC105469135 gene encoding alpha/beta-tubulin-N-acetyltransferase 9 isoform X1 produces the protein MGALEIRLGTWCLGLRNRSSGEWTEGTGRNGAQAWPPGVGVKDCLIILNQPGSLFCKNFWSLYSLECLEGKNDAATMRLNQNTMLLGKKVVLVPYTSEHVPSRYHEWMKSEELQRLTASEPLTLEQEYAMQRSWREDADKCTFIVLDAEKWQAQPGATEESCMVGDVNLFLTDLEDPTLGEIEVMIAEPSCRGKGLGTEAVLAMLSYGMTTLGLTKFEAKIGQGNEPSIRMFQKLHFEQVAASSVFQEVTLRLTVSESEHQWLLEQTSHVEEKPYRDGSAEPC
- the LOC105469135 gene encoding alpha/beta-tubulin-N-acetyltransferase 9 isoform X5, translated to MGALEIRLGTWCLGLRNRSSGEWTEGTGRNGAQAWPPGVGVKDCLIILNQPGSLFCKNFWSLYSLECLEGKNDAATMRLNQNTMLLGKKVVLVPYTSEHVPSRYHEWMKSEELQRLTASEPLTLEQEYAMQRSWREDADKCTFIVLDAEKWQAQPGATEESCMVGDVNLFLTDLEDPTLGEIEVMIAEW